A portion of the Natronococcus sp. AD-5 genome contains these proteins:
- a CDS encoding amidohydrolase, producing the protein MVHDVRNRLSEIRRDLHRLPEPGWREFRTTARVVEELERIGVDEIAVGREALATDARMAVPEEGELEPWLERAREAGVRSDILERTADGHTGAVAVLERGDGPTVGLRVDLDGISLRESDEAGHRPADEGFRSEHEGYMHACGHDAHATIGLGVLEAVKASDFSGTLKVFFQPAEEISGGGKAMTEGGYLDDVDYLFALHIGLNHPSGTLVAGIEKPLAMAHVTATFEGASAHAGKAPNEGANAMQAMTTAVQNAYAIPRHSDGMTRVNFGRVEGGTASNVIAEEITVEGEVRGETTALMEYTRTELERVLYAAAEMHDCDVTLRTISESPRTDSDPALRELVGDVARGNRRVDAVVPAEELGVSEDATYLMQRVQNDGGLATYVVLGTDHPTNHHTPTFDVDEESLETGVSVLAESVVELSYRRP; encoded by the coding sequence ATGGTGCACGACGTTCGAAACAGGCTTTCCGAGATACGGCGCGATCTCCATCGGCTGCCGGAACCGGGGTGGCGGGAGTTCCGAACGACGGCCCGCGTCGTCGAGGAACTCGAGCGGATCGGGGTCGACGAGATCGCCGTCGGTCGGGAGGCGCTCGCGACCGACGCGCGGATGGCCGTTCCCGAGGAAGGGGAACTCGAGCCCTGGCTCGAGCGCGCCCGCGAGGCGGGGGTTCGATCGGACATCCTCGAACGAACTGCGGACGGCCACACCGGCGCGGTCGCCGTGCTCGAGCGGGGGGACGGACCCACGGTCGGCCTTCGAGTGGATCTCGACGGGATCTCGCTCCGGGAGTCCGACGAGGCGGGCCACCGGCCGGCGGACGAGGGCTTTCGCTCCGAGCACGAGGGGTACATGCACGCCTGCGGACACGACGCCCACGCGACGATCGGTCTGGGGGTCCTCGAGGCGGTGAAGGCGAGCGACTTCTCGGGGACGCTCAAGGTGTTCTTCCAGCCGGCCGAGGAGATCTCCGGCGGCGGCAAGGCGATGACGGAGGGGGGGTACCTCGACGACGTCGACTACCTGTTCGCCCTCCACATCGGGCTGAACCACCCGTCGGGGACGCTCGTCGCCGGGATCGAGAAACCCCTCGCGATGGCGCACGTGACGGCCACCTTCGAGGGGGCGAGCGCGCACGCCGGCAAGGCGCCGAACGAGGGGGCGAACGCGATGCAGGCGATGACGACGGCGGTCCAGAACGCCTACGCCATCCCGCGCCACAGCGACGGGATGACCCGGGTGAACTTCGGTCGCGTCGAGGGCGGGACCGCGAGCAACGTCATCGCCGAGGAGATCACCGTCGAGGGCGAGGTTCGAGGCGAGACGACGGCGCTGATGGAGTACACCCGAACGGAACTCGAGCGCGTGCTGTACGCCGCCGCCGAGATGCACGACTGCGACGTGACGCTCCGGACGATCAGCGAGTCGCCGCGGACGGACAGCGATCCGGCGCTCCGCGAACTCGTCGGCGACGTCGCGAGGGGCAACCGGCGCGTCGACGCGGTCGTCCCCGCCGAAGAACTCGGCGTGAGCGAGGACGCGACGTACCTGATGCAGCGCGTCCAGAACGACGGGGGGCTCGCGACGTACGTCGTTCTGGGGACGGACCACCCGACGAATCACCACACGCCGACGTTCGACGTCGACGAGGAGAGCCTCGAAACCGGCGTCTCCGTGCTGGCCGAGAGCGTGGTCGAACTCTCCTATCGCAGGCCGTAG
- a CDS encoding BCCT family transporter — protein MSSAEEGTIDRFREEIDPIVFAFGALLTVGVIAAFFISPTTVEAGITSLNDSLLGAFNWALLVIVFLIVVFLLFLIVGPWGKIKLGDSKPEYSFLSFFAMLYSAGFAAGVVFWGPTEALFYYDSPSPLFDVSGGSAEAIPIAVQQTLFHWALPQLAVFTIMGIAIGYFAYNYDNVPLRVSSALTPLIGAENLDGSVAKVIDILAVFATIGGVATSLGFIGSQFVTGLDYQWGIDMGNVGILAVVTMMTLLFTISMVLGVDRGIRRLSNFNMILFVVLMVATFVVGPTLFLVLLGTQALGGMITDFISMSLFTGAGPLGAGNGEATQWMNDWTVFYWAWALSWSPFAGLFIARISKGRTVREVAFTGIVATSAATIPWFTFVGGTAVWAQHNGVADFGAVIAGDAGAEVSGFILFEAFPLGSVFMIAFMILVTTFFITSADSSTLAVSMMTTGGKAKPSSINRIFWGVVLGMTAAILMILGGTGSANTLQQAAIITGTPFAFVCFLSMLALIKDFGSEYGRLLLQDETVLVGSSTTAESAESPPGSGGPVESDDD, from the coding sequence ATGAGTAGCGCCGAGGAAGGGACGATCGATCGGTTCCGCGAAGAGATCGATCCGATCGTCTTCGCGTTCGGAGCGTTACTGACCGTCGGCGTGATCGCGGCGTTTTTCATCAGTCCGACTACCGTGGAGGCGGGGATCACCTCCCTCAACGATTCGCTGCTCGGCGCGTTCAACTGGGCGCTGCTGGTGATCGTGTTCCTGATCGTCGTCTTCCTCCTGTTCCTGATCGTCGGCCCGTGGGGGAAGATCAAACTCGGCGATTCGAAACCGGAGTACAGCTTTCTGTCGTTCTTCGCGATGCTGTACTCCGCCGGGTTCGCGGCGGGCGTCGTGTTCTGGGGGCCGACCGAGGCGCTGTTCTACTACGACAGCCCCTCGCCGCTGTTCGACGTCTCCGGCGGGTCGGCTGAAGCGATCCCCATCGCCGTCCAGCAGACGCTGTTCCACTGGGCGCTACCCCAGCTCGCGGTGTTTACGATCATGGGCATCGCGATCGGCTACTTCGCGTACAACTACGATAACGTGCCGCTGCGGGTCTCCTCGGCGCTCACGCCGCTGATCGGCGCCGAGAACCTCGACGGATCGGTCGCCAAGGTCATCGACATCCTCGCCGTCTTCGCGACGATCGGCGGCGTGGCGACGTCGCTCGGCTTCATCGGCAGTCAGTTCGTCACCGGTCTCGACTACCAGTGGGGGATCGACATGGGCAACGTCGGGATCCTCGCCGTCGTGACGATGATGACCCTGCTGTTTACGATCTCGATGGTCCTCGGAGTCGACAGGGGGATCCGCCGCCTCTCGAACTTCAACATGATCCTGTTCGTCGTGCTCATGGTGGCGACGTTCGTCGTGGGGCCGACGCTGTTTCTGGTGCTGCTCGGGACGCAGGCGCTCGGCGGCATGATCACCGACTTCATCTCGATGAGCCTCTTTACCGGCGCCGGCCCGCTGGGGGCGGGCAACGGAGAGGCGACGCAGTGGATGAACGACTGGACCGTCTTCTACTGGGCGTGGGCGCTGTCGTGGTCGCCCTTCGCGGGCCTGTTCATCGCCCGCATCTCCAAGGGCCGGACCGTCCGCGAGGTCGCATTTACCGGCATCGTCGCGACGTCCGCGGCGACCATCCCGTGGTTCACGTTCGTCGGCGGCACCGCCGTCTGGGCCCAGCACAACGGCGTCGCCGATTTCGGCGCCGTGATCGCCGGCGATGCGGGCGCGGAAGTCTCCGGATTCATCCTGTTCGAGGCGTTCCCGCTCGGCTCGGTGTTCATGATCGCGTTTATGATCCTCGTGACCACGTTCTTCATCACCTCGGCCGACTCCTCGACGCTGGCCGTCTCGATGATGACCACCGGCGGGAAGGCCAAACCGTCGAGCATCAACCGGATCTTCTGGGGCGTCGTCCTCGGGATGACCGCGGCGATCCTGATGATCCTCGGCGGGACGGGCAGCGCGAACACGCTCCAGCAGGCGGCGATCATCACCGGAACGCCGTTCGCGTTCGTCTGTTTCCTCTCGATGCTCGCGCTGATCAAGGACTTCGGCTCCGAGTACGGCCGACTGTTACTCCAGGACGAGACCGTCCTCGTCGGCTCGAGCACGACGGCCGAGTCGGCCGAATCGCCGCCCGGTTCCGGCGGCCCCGTCGAATCCGACGACGACTGA
- a CDS encoding aminotransferase class III-fold pyridoxal phosphate-dependent enzyme — protein sequence MDRDTAEPDADALPGPNAERWVNFHQAHSAPSEYSHEFVWDVTREADGPFVTDVDGNVLLDFTCHIGAAPLGYNNEKVLGKLREFDLVEPMKIAGQDMYFGAGPTPEESALPGSSHLMEKLTEVSSQYGMDTVFLSNSGAEAVENAMKIAHDHRAPAKYGVAFAGSFHGRTFGALSITKSKEVYTRHYPQISGIETVPFCDDRGCDGTGDACDCGFFTGDGSQLRSALAPEGGHINPDEIAFLVLEPIQGVGGYRFPSDAFVREVAAVTDEYDIPLVVDEIQSGVGRTGEIWASDHYPIEPDVIASAKALRVGATISRSEIFPSEKNRLGSTFGGGDLLGSMMGALTLEAIEEYDLLANATERGEQAKELLRDDAPDHVVDVRGKGLMLAVEFDTPERRTAVVQESLKRGLLTLGCGKKTIRLLPPLDSSEREIELGIGIFCDAIEAVGASPKAA from the coding sequence ATGGATAGGGACACGGCGGAACCCGACGCGGACGCGCTTCCGGGTCCGAACGCGGAACGGTGGGTGAACTTTCACCAGGCGCACTCGGCGCCCAGCGAGTACTCACACGAGTTCGTCTGGGACGTCACCCGCGAGGCGGACGGCCCGTTCGTCACCGACGTCGACGGGAACGTGCTGCTGGATTTCACCTGTCACATCGGCGCGGCGCCGCTCGGCTACAACAACGAGAAGGTTCTCGGGAAGCTCCGCGAGTTCGACCTCGTCGAGCCGATGAAGATCGCCGGCCAGGACATGTACTTCGGCGCCGGTCCGACTCCCGAGGAGTCCGCGCTTCCGGGCTCGAGTCACCTGATGGAGAAGCTCACCGAGGTCTCGAGCCAGTATGGGATGGACACGGTCTTCCTCTCGAACTCCGGCGCGGAGGCCGTCGAGAACGCCATGAAGATCGCACACGACCACCGAGCGCCCGCGAAGTACGGCGTCGCCTTCGCGGGGAGCTTCCACGGCCGGACGTTCGGCGCCCTCTCGATCACCAAATCGAAGGAGGTCTACACGCGCCACTACCCGCAGATAAGCGGGATCGAGACGGTCCCGTTCTGCGACGACCGCGGCTGCGACGGCACCGGCGACGCCTGCGACTGCGGGTTCTTCACCGGCGACGGATCGCAGCTGCGAAGCGCACTCGCACCCGAAGGCGGGCACATCAACCCCGACGAGATCGCGTTCCTCGTCCTCGAGCCGATCCAGGGCGTCGGCGGCTACCGCTTCCCCAGCGACGCGTTCGTGCGGGAGGTCGCGGCCGTCACCGACGAGTACGACATCCCGCTCGTGGTCGACGAGATCCAATCCGGCGTCGGCCGTACCGGCGAGATCTGGGCGTCGGATCACTACCCGATCGAACCCGACGTCATCGCCAGCGCGAAGGCGCTGCGCGTCGGCGCGACCATCTCCCGCTCAGAGATCTTCCCGAGCGAGAAGAACCGACTGGGTTCGACGTTCGGCGGCGGCGACCTGCTCGGCTCGATGATGGGTGCGCTCACGCTCGAGGCCATCGAGGAGTACGACCTGCTCGCCAACGCCACCGAGCGCGGCGAGCAGGCGAAAGAGCTCCTGCGCGACGACGCGCCGGACCACGTCGTCGACGTCCGCGGCAAGGGCCTGATGCTCGCCGTCGAGTTCGACACCCCGGAGCGTCGGACTGCAGTGGTTCAAGAATCGTTGAAGCGCGGGCTGCTAACTCTCGGCTGCGGCAAGAAGACGATCCGACTGCTCCCGCCGCTGGACTCGAGCGAGCGCGAGATCGAACTCGGGATCGGGATCTTCTGCGACGCCATCGAGGCCGTCGGCGCGAGTCCGAAAGCCGCGTAA
- the ilvA gene encoding threonine ammonia-lyase, whose protein sequence is MTGDVVSLEDVEAARDRIGGVVHRTPLDTSRTFAELSGAASVGLKLENVQRTGSFKIRGAYNTMAQLSAEERESGVIASSAGNHAQGVALAGDLLDIDTSIVVPEVTPAAKVEATRGYGAEVIVEGDIYERSYEYALERADETGETFVHPFDDPAIIAGQGTIGLELLEQYPEIDTVLVAIGGGGLISGIGTALKAVEPDVRVVGVQPEGALHAKPSLERDEIHELADVDTVAEGIADTRMLETTFANAREVVDDVVGVSDRELATAVTLLAERAKTVAESAGAAPLAAAVSSETDLDLEGEHVAIVVSGGNVNLTEHAELTRTGLHQLERYVEARLAVAGWPTTVGDVVETVESEGAELDVLERARRSNVDHPNRVPVTIGLEGSGPEHLIRVLEALSGLEGVSAVEHSLD, encoded by the coding sequence GTGACCGGGGACGTCGTCTCCCTCGAGGACGTCGAGGCGGCCCGGGATCGCATCGGCGGCGTGGTTCACCGGACGCCGCTCGACACCTCTCGAACGTTCGCCGAGCTGAGCGGCGCGGCCTCGGTCGGGCTCAAACTCGAGAACGTCCAGCGGACGGGCTCGTTCAAGATCCGCGGGGCGTACAACACGATGGCGCAGCTCTCGGCCGAGGAGCGGGAATCGGGGGTCATCGCCTCGAGCGCGGGCAACCACGCCCAGGGCGTCGCGCTAGCGGGTGACCTACTGGACATCGACACCAGCATCGTCGTCCCCGAGGTGACGCCCGCCGCGAAGGTCGAGGCCACCCGCGGCTACGGCGCCGAGGTCATCGTCGAGGGCGACATCTACGAACGGTCCTACGAGTACGCCCTCGAGCGCGCCGACGAGACCGGCGAGACGTTCGTCCACCCCTTCGACGATCCGGCGATCATCGCCGGGCAGGGGACGATCGGTCTCGAGTTGCTCGAGCAGTACCCCGAGATCGACACCGTGCTGGTCGCCATCGGCGGCGGCGGGCTGATCTCGGGGATCGGGACCGCGCTGAAGGCTGTGGAGCCGGACGTTCGCGTCGTCGGCGTGCAGCCGGAGGGCGCGCTCCACGCCAAACCGTCGCTCGAGCGCGACGAGATCCACGAACTCGCCGACGTCGACACCGTCGCGGAGGGGATCGCCGACACCCGGATGCTCGAGACCACCTTCGCGAACGCCCGCGAGGTCGTCGACGACGTGGTCGGCGTCAGCGACCGCGAACTCGCCACCGCGGTCACCCTGCTGGCCGAGCGCGCGAAGACCGTCGCCGAGAGCGCCGGCGCGGCGCCGCTCGCCGCCGCCGTTTCCTCGGAAACGGACCTCGATCTCGAGGGCGAACACGTCGCGATCGTCGTTTCGGGGGGCAACGTGAACCTGACCGAGCACGCCGAACTGACCCGAACCGGACTGCACCAACTCGAGCGCTACGTCGAGGCCAGGCTGGCCGTCGCGGGCTGGCCGACGACGGTCGGCGACGTGGTCGAGACGGTCGAATCGGAGGGTGCGGAACTGGACGTCCTCGAGCGCGCCCGTCGGAGCAACGTCGATCACCCGAATCGGGTTCCGGTGACGATCGGGCTCGAGGGAAGCGGCCCCGAGCACCTGATTCGGGTGCTCGAGGCGCTGTCGGGGCTCGAGGGCGTTTCCGCCGTCGAGCACTCGCTTGATTAG
- a CDS encoding amidohydrolase — MSEPIRNRLSAVRRDLHRHPEPAWREFYTTHRLVEEIRAIGVDELAIGPDAYDPADRMAVPGENEIEPWLERARERGADEELLERMAGGSTGAVAVLDRGEGPTIGLRVDIDGLYVEEATGDDHAPAAEGFRSEIEGTMHACGHDAHMTWGLAVLEAIAESGERSAGSRSSSELHSDGDFAGRLVVFFQPAEEVSGGGCPMAKSRFVDDLDYLLAVHVGLDHPTGEVVAGIEKPLAMCHVDVTIEGTSAHAGKAPQEGDNAVHAMGTAIENVYGIPRHSDGMTRVNVGRAEAGSASNIIAERAHMEAEARGETTELMEYAKSRLERVVRSAAEMHGCRADVDVVSESPRADSDPELVEVIASVASEVPGIDEVVPTAEFGASEDATFLMQRVQRSGGLAAYLIVGTDHPTSHHTPTFDVDEESLEHGVSVLVDAIRALERRESRRASAPEGER, encoded by the coding sequence ATGAGCGAACCGATCCGGAACCGGCTCTCCGCCGTTCGACGGGACCTCCACCGCCACCCGGAGCCCGCGTGGCGGGAGTTTTACACCACGCACCGACTGGTCGAGGAGATTCGAGCGATCGGCGTCGACGAACTGGCGATCGGCCCGGACGCCTACGATCCGGCCGACAGGATGGCCGTCCCCGGGGAGAACGAGATCGAACCCTGGCTCGAGCGGGCTCGCGAGCGCGGCGCCGACGAGGAACTGCTCGAGCGAATGGCGGGCGGCAGCACGGGCGCGGTCGCCGTTCTCGACCGCGGAGAGGGGCCGACGATCGGCCTGCGGGTCGACATCGACGGACTGTACGTCGAGGAGGCGACCGGCGACGACCACGCGCCGGCCGCCGAGGGCTTCCGCTCGGAGATCGAGGGGACGATGCACGCCTGCGGGCACGACGCGCACATGACGTGGGGGCTCGCCGTTCTCGAGGCGATCGCGGAGAGCGGTGAGCGATCCGCCGGATCGCGATCCTCGTCGGAACTCCATTCCGACGGTGACTTCGCGGGCCGGCTGGTCGTCTTCTTCCAGCCCGCGGAGGAGGTCAGCGGCGGCGGCTGTCCGATGGCCAAGAGCCGCTTCGTCGACGATCTGGACTACCTGCTCGCGGTCCACGTCGGCCTGGACCATCCGACGGGCGAGGTCGTCGCCGGGATCGAGAAACCCCTCGCGATGTGCCACGTCGACGTGACGATCGAGGGAACCTCGGCTCACGCGGGGAAGGCGCCGCAGGAGGGCGACAACGCCGTACACGCCATGGGAACGGCGATCGAGAACGTCTACGGGATCCCGCGTCACAGCGACGGGATGACCCGGGTGAACGTCGGGAGGGCCGAAGCCGGCAGCGCGAGCAATATCATCGCCGAACGCGCGCACATGGAGGCCGAGGCCCGCGGCGAGACGACCGAACTGATGGAATACGCGAAGTCTCGCCTCGAGCGCGTCGTGCGGTCGGCCGCCGAGATGCACGGCTGCCGGGCCGACGTGGACGTGGTCAGCGAGTCGCCGCGGGCCGACAGCGACCCGGAACTCGTCGAGGTGATCGCGAGCGTGGCGAGCGAGGTCCCGGGGATCGACGAGGTGGTACCGACCGCCGAGTTCGGCGCGAGCGAGGACGCGACGTTCCTGATGCAGCGCGTCCAGCGGTCGGGCGGCCTGGCCGCGTACCTGATCGTCGGCACCGACCACCCCACCAGCCACCACACGCCGACGTTCGACGTCGACGAGGAGAGCCTCGAGCACGGCGTCTCGGTGCTCGTCGACGCGATACGCGCGCTCGAGCGGCGGGAGTCGCGGCGAGCCTCGGCGCCGGAGGGAGAACGGTGA
- a CDS encoding D-2-hydroxyacid dehydrogenase yields MSKPDVVVLREGTEGLSMESYAETLRDRLPEATVELARTPREERELVPQARIVTGITIEEDLLEDADRLELFACTFAGTEHLPMDALAEHGVVVTNAGGIHAPGIAEQAIGNILVFARRLHEGWRRKRNNEWRHFQSRELTGSTVTVVGLGSIGQEVVKRLEGFEVETVGVRYTPSKGGPTDEVVGFDEDAIHDAFARSEYVVLACPLNDLTRGLVGEDELATLPPSAVVVNAARGGIVDTDALVAALQSNKIRGAALDVTDPEPLPADHPLWDLENCLITPHTGGHTPKHWNRLADVVATNVDALEDGRGFENAVFRPDSS; encoded by the coding sequence ATGAGCAAGCCAGACGTCGTCGTCCTCCGCGAGGGGACGGAAGGGCTGTCGATGGAATCGTACGCCGAAACGCTGCGCGATCGCCTCCCCGAGGCGACCGTCGAACTCGCCAGAACGCCCAGGGAGGAGCGAGAGCTCGTCCCGCAGGCGCGGATCGTGACGGGCATCACGATCGAGGAGGACCTGCTCGAGGACGCCGACCGCCTCGAGCTGTTCGCTTGTACCTTCGCCGGCACCGAACACCTCCCGATGGACGCGCTCGCCGAGCACGGCGTCGTCGTGACGAACGCGGGCGGCATTCACGCCCCCGGCATCGCCGAGCAGGCGATCGGAAACATACTGGTCTTCGCGCGGCGGCTCCACGAGGGGTGGCGCCGGAAGCGGAACAACGAGTGGCGACACTTCCAGTCCCGCGAGCTGACCGGCAGCACCGTCACGGTCGTCGGCCTCGGCTCGATCGGTCAGGAGGTCGTCAAGCGCCTCGAGGGATTCGAGGTCGAGACCGTCGGCGTCCGGTACACCCCCTCGAAGGGCGGCCCGACCGACGAGGTCGTCGGCTTCGACGAGGACGCGATCCACGACGCCTTCGCCCGCAGCGAGTACGTCGTGCTCGCGTGCCCGCTGAACGATCTGACGCGCGGGCTCGTCGGCGAGGACGAGCTCGCCACGCTCCCGCCGAGCGCCGTGGTCGTCAACGCGGCCCGCGGCGGCATCGTCGACACCGACGCGCTCGTCGCGGCGCTGCAGTCGAACAAGATCCGCGGGGCCGCCCTCGACGTCACCGATCCCGAACCGCTCCCCGCCGACCACCCGCTGTGGGACCTCGAGAACTGCCTCATCACGCCCCACACCGGCGGTCACACCCCGAAACACTGGAATCGGCTGGCCGACGTCGTCGCGACCAACGTCGATGCGCTCGAGGACGGCCGCGGGTTCGAGAACGCCGTCTTCCGGCCCGACTCGAGCTGA